In Candidatus Roseilinea sp., one DNA window encodes the following:
- a CDS encoding dihydroxyacetone kinase subunit DhaK, whose translation MKKLINKPESVVVEAMRGIEAAHRDLVRVHYDPNYIVRADAPIPGKVGLVSGGGSGHEPMHVGFVGLGMLDAACPGPVFTSPTPDQMLEASKAVNAGAGVLHIVKNYTGDTMNFEMAAELARMEGLEVAQVITADDVAVQDSLYTVGRRGVGVTVLVEKIAGAAAEQKRSLSEVVAIARKVTAQGRSMGMALTSCTVPHRGEPTFSLGEDEIEIGIGIHGEPGRRRVPMASARDIVGMLAEPVIKDLPFKSGDEVLAFVNGMGGTPQIELYIVYNELARILDGCGVKITRNLIGNYITSLEMQGCSITLLKLDDELTRLWDAPVKTAALRWGI comes from the coding sequence ATGAAGAAGTTGATTAACAAGCCGGAAAGCGTCGTCGTTGAAGCAATGCGCGGCATCGAAGCAGCGCATCGCGATCTCGTGCGGGTGCATTATGACCCGAACTACATCGTCCGCGCCGATGCGCCTATCCCTGGCAAAGTTGGATTGGTGTCGGGCGGCGGCAGCGGCCACGAGCCAATGCATGTCGGCTTTGTCGGCCTGGGCATGCTCGATGCTGCCTGCCCAGGCCCGGTGTTCACCTCACCTACGCCCGACCAGATGCTGGAAGCGAGCAAAGCTGTGAATGCCGGCGCGGGCGTGCTGCATATTGTCAAGAACTACACGGGCGACACCATGAACTTCGAGATGGCCGCTGAGCTGGCGCGCATGGAAGGTCTGGAAGTGGCTCAGGTCATCACGGCGGATGACGTGGCTGTGCAAGACAGCCTGTATACCGTCGGGCGACGCGGCGTGGGCGTTACTGTGCTGGTCGAGAAGATTGCGGGCGCGGCGGCCGAGCAGAAGCGCAGCCTAAGCGAGGTGGTCGCGATTGCACGCAAAGTCACCGCACAGGGCCGCAGCATGGGCATGGCGCTCACTTCGTGCACGGTGCCACATCGCGGCGAGCCGACTTTTTCGCTAGGCGAAGACGAGATCGAGATTGGCATCGGCATTCACGGCGAACCGGGCCGCCGGCGCGTGCCGATGGCTTCCGCGCGCGACATCGTGGGCATGCTGGCTGAGCCGGTTATCAAGGATCTGCCTTTCAAATCGGGCGACGAAGTTTTGGCGTTCGTCAACGGGATGGGCGGCACGCCGCAGATCGAGCTGTATATCGTCTACAACGAGCTGGCGCGCATCCTCGATGGGTGCGGTGTGAAGATCACGCGCAACTTGATTGGTAACTACATCACCTCCCTGGAGATGCAAGGCTGCTCGATCACCCTGCTCAAGTTGGACGATGAATTGACTAGGCTCTGGGACGCCCCGGTGAAGACAGCGGCGTTACGATGGGGCATTTGA
- a CDS encoding short-chain dehydrogenase yields the protein MQNLWNDAEAATFVGDLAQRVYTSRLLGREPALVLHGGGNTSVKTRARNVFDEEEDILYVKGSGWDLATIEATGFTPLRLRPTARLAALSQLADTEMMRLLRSYAIEPGAPAPSVEAVLHAILPYKFVDHTHADALLAITNTPDGERRVRELYGDVVLIVPYVMPGFTLAKLCAERFDACAHKDDLIGIVLMHHGLVTFGDTARQAYTRMIDLVTQAEEYIARHGQWRVTFPPAQRSDRPTRVVLAELRRAVSEAAGAPMILTTHDDDKSLGFARRSDVASIARRGPVTPDHVIRTKRLPLIGRDVAMYRAEYEAYFARHSAASSQPLAMLDPAPRVILDPELGMATAGRSVKDATVAAEIYAQTIDVILRAESLGGWCALPEAELFRVEYWDLEQAKLKRMPAPQMFTGEVALVTGAASGIGRACAQALLKRGAAVVGLDIAPAIESLFPQPEFLGIHADVSDEAALRDALERTARRYGGLDMLVLNAGIFPASQRIAALEAQTWSRALRINLDANAMLMREAHPLLKLAPRGGRVVVVGSKNVPAPGPGAAAYSASKAALTQLARVAALEWGSDGIRVNVVHPNAVFDTGIWTDEVLSARAQSYGMTVEQYKRNNVLGVQITSQDVAELVAELCGPVFAKTTGAQIPIDGGNERVI from the coding sequence ATGCAAAACCTCTGGAACGATGCGGAAGCGGCAACGTTCGTTGGCGACCTGGCCCAGCGGGTCTATACATCGCGTTTGCTCGGACGCGAGCCGGCGCTGGTGTTGCATGGCGGCGGCAATACCTCGGTGAAGACACGCGCGCGCAACGTTTTCGATGAGGAAGAGGACATCCTCTACGTTAAAGGCAGCGGCTGGGATCTGGCGACGATCGAAGCGACCGGCTTCACGCCGTTGCGCCTGCGGCCAACGGCGCGGCTGGCCGCGTTGTCCCAGCTCGCCGATACCGAGATGATGCGCCTGTTGCGCAGCTACGCCATCGAACCCGGCGCGCCCGCGCCTTCCGTCGAAGCCGTCTTGCACGCGATCTTGCCCTACAAGTTCGTTGATCACACGCACGCCGATGCGCTGCTCGCCATCACCAACACTCCCGACGGCGAACGCCGCGTGCGCGAGCTATACGGCGACGTCGTGCTGATTGTGCCCTACGTCATGCCGGGCTTCACACTGGCCAAGCTGTGCGCCGAGCGGTTTGATGCGTGCGCTCATAAAGATGACCTCATCGGCATTGTGCTGATGCATCATGGGCTGGTCACCTTTGGCGATACGGCGCGACAGGCTTACACGCGAATGATTGATCTGGTGACGCAGGCGGAGGAATACATCGCGCGGCATGGCCAGTGGCGCGTGACCTTCCCACCGGCGCAGCGGAGCGACCGGCCCACGCGTGTGGTGTTGGCTGAATTACGCCGCGCTGTGTCTGAGGCGGCCGGTGCGCCGATGATCCTGACCACGCATGACGACGACAAATCCCTGGGCTTTGCTCGGCGCTCCGACGTGGCGTCCATTGCGCGGCGCGGCCCGGTCACGCCCGATCACGTCATTCGCACCAAGCGCCTGCCGTTAATCGGTCGCGACGTGGCGATGTATCGCGCCGAATATGAGGCCTATTTTGCCCGTCACAGCGCGGCATCGTCGCAGCCGCTTGCCATGCTCGACCCGGCGCCGCGCGTGATCCTCGACCCAGAGCTGGGGATGGCGACCGCCGGTCGCAGCGTGAAAGACGCGACTGTCGCCGCTGAGATCTATGCGCAAACGATTGACGTCATCCTGCGCGCAGAGTCGCTGGGTGGATGGTGTGCGCTGCCGGAGGCGGAGCTGTTTCGCGTGGAGTATTGGGATCTGGAGCAGGCCAAGCTTAAACGCATGCCGGCGCCGCAGATGTTCACCGGCGAAGTGGCGTTGGTGACCGGCGCGGCTTCCGGCATCGGCAGGGCATGCGCCCAGGCATTGCTGAAGCGCGGCGCAGCCGTGGTTGGCCTCGACATCGCTCCGGCCATCGAAAGCCTCTTTCCACAACCGGAGTTTTTGGGAATCCACGCCGACGTGAGCGACGAAGCGGCGTTGCGCGATGCGCTGGAACGTACGGCGCGGCGCTATGGCGGGCTGGATATGTTAGTGCTCAACGCCGGCATCTTCCCGGCCAGCCAGCGTATCGCCGCGCTGGAGGCGCAGACCTGGTCGCGCGCGTTGCGCATCAACCTTGATGCCAACGCGATGCTGATGCGCGAAGCGCATCCGCTGCTAAAACTGGCGCCACGTGGTGGGCGTGTGGTGGTGGTCGGCTCGAAGAACGTGCCGGCGCCGGGGCCGGGCGCAGCCGCTTACTCGGCATCGAAAGCTGCGCTGACGCAGCTAGCGCGCGTGGCTGCGCTGGAGTGGGGCAGCGACGGCATCCGCGTGAACGTCGTCCACCCGAACGCAGTGTTCGACACCGGCATCTGGACGGATGAGGTGCTGTCCGCGCGCGCACAGAGTTATGGGATGACCGTCGAGCAGTACAAGCGCAACAACGTGCTGGGCGTCCAGATCACCAGCCAGGATGTCGCTGAGTTGGTCGCCGAGCTATGCGGGCCCGTCTTCGCCAAGACGACCGGCGCGCAGATTCCGATTGATGGCGGCAACGAGCGGGTGATCTAG
- the tpiA gene encoding triosephosphate isomerase, which produces MFLFGVNLKMHQTPQQTREFLQMLRERVARVPKIERAGLWVIPPFTSIAVAAEAAHGSGIRIGAQNMHWADEGAFTGEISPLMLKACGAEFVMLGHAERRTLFGESDEMLNKKVLAAARHGLGVMLCVGEPSIIKAAGAGAEYVAQQLKLALCGLAPPGDLQVLYEPLWSVGEGGVAADPDYVSAAFGNIRRVLRELFGPAGERVPILYGGSVDATNCARYARLPNGSGMGVGRAGWNVDRFVAVLAHALAALD; this is translated from the coding sequence GTGTTTCTCTTCGGCGTGAACTTGAAGATGCACCAAACGCCGCAGCAGACGCGGGAGTTCTTGCAGATGCTGCGCGAGCGCGTCGCGCGCGTGCCGAAGATCGAGCGCGCAGGCTTGTGGGTGATTCCCCCGTTCACATCCATTGCCGTGGCAGCGGAAGCCGCGCACGGCTCCGGCATCCGCATCGGCGCGCAAAACATGCACTGGGCGGATGAAGGTGCGTTCACCGGCGAGATTTCGCCGCTCATGCTCAAGGCCTGTGGGGCCGAGTTCGTCATGCTCGGCCACGCCGAGCGCCGCACGCTGTTCGGTGAGAGCGATGAGATGCTGAATAAGAAGGTGTTGGCCGCGGCGCGGCACGGCCTGGGCGTGATGTTGTGTGTGGGTGAGCCATCCATCATCAAAGCTGCCGGCGCAGGCGCAGAATATGTGGCGCAGCAGTTGAAGCTGGCGCTTTGTGGGCTGGCCCCCCCTGGCGATTTACAGGTGCTTTACGAACCGCTGTGGTCGGTCGGCGAAGGCGGTGTGGCGGCCGACCCGGACTACGTGAGCGCAGCATTCGGTAACATCCGGCGCGTGCTGCGTGAACTTTTCGGCCCAGCGGGTGAGCGTGTCCCCATCCTCTACGGCGGCAGCGTGGACGCGACGAATTGCGCCCGATATGCGCGCCTGCCCAACGGGAGCGGCATGGGAGTGGGGCGCGCCGGCTGGAACGTGGATCGTTTTGTTGCCGTGTTGGCCCATGCGCTCGCGGCGCTGGATTGA
- a CDS encoding ABC transporter ATP-binding protein encodes MSIVELHRVAKHYGRRRVLHDVTLAVQPGEFMVIYGMPASGKSVLVRLITGLEKPDSGRIIIRGQDMTRAAPGERNLGYVPQSFALYPHFSVYDNIAYPLVLAKVSKEETRAEVERAARLLKIEQFLDRRPDQLSGGQKQRVAIARGLVKQTEIFVLDDPLVGLDFKLRERLIEDLKATQEMLKATFIYTTSEAVEAMQLASTLAVLDRGEVIEVGPPEDLYNRPKRAETMRFVGFPQANFILGSLVQRDGQHWLSTSLFESPLHQSSHAQVALEQAIGLPISVGVRPEHIVIDSNPPDGALTFKAKVLLREDLGGEEIVYLDTGGQQLTTVLRSDNEIALHINIDEMVTAYIRPEHVVVYAGGKYVGRAG; translated from the coding sequence ATGAGCATCGTTGAACTCCATCGTGTCGCAAAGCACTACGGGCGCAGACGGGTGCTGCACGATGTGACGCTAGCTGTGCAACCTGGCGAATTCATGGTCATATACGGCATGCCGGCCAGCGGCAAGAGCGTGCTGGTGCGTTTGATCACCGGCCTGGAGAAACCTGACAGCGGTCGCATCATCATCCGTGGCCAGGACATGACGCGCGCTGCGCCCGGCGAGCGCAATCTAGGCTACGTGCCGCAGTCGTTTGCGCTATATCCACACTTCAGTGTGTACGACAACATCGCCTATCCGCTTGTGCTGGCCAAAGTGTCGAAGGAAGAAACACGTGCAGAGGTAGAACGTGCTGCGCGACTGCTCAAGATTGAACAGTTTCTCGACCGACGGCCCGATCAACTCTCTGGCGGCCAGAAGCAGCGTGTCGCCATTGCGCGCGGCCTGGTCAAACAAACCGAAATCTTCGTCCTCGACGACCCGCTGGTTGGCCTGGATTTCAAGCTGCGCGAGCGGCTGATCGAGGATCTGAAAGCCACGCAAGAGATGCTCAAGGCCACTTTCATTTACACCACGTCCGAGGCAGTTGAAGCAATGCAACTGGCCTCGACACTAGCCGTGCTCGATCGTGGCGAGGTGATCGAAGTCGGGCCGCCTGAAGATCTGTACAACCGGCCCAAGCGTGCCGAGACGATGCGATTCGTCGGCTTCCCGCAAGCCAACTTCATCCTAGGCAGCCTGGTTCAACGTGATGGACAGCATTGGCTGAGCACGTCACTGTTCGAGTCGCCACTGCACCAGTCCAGCCATGCACAAGTTGCACTTGAGCAGGCAATCGGCCTGCCCATCAGCGTTGGAGTGCGGCCGGAGCACATCGTGATTGACTCAAACCCACCTGATGGCGCGCTCACCTTCAAAGCGAAAGTGTTGTTGCGCGAAGATTTAGGCGGTGAAGAGATCGTCTATCTCGACACGGGGGGGCAGCAGCTGACCACGGTGCTGCGCAGCGACAACGAGATCGCCCTGCACATCAACATTGATGAGATGGTGACCGCTTATATCCGGCCGGAACATGTAGTGGTGTATGCCGGCGGGAAGTATGTCGGGAGAGCAGGATAA
- a CDS encoding ABC transporter ATP-binding protein, whose protein sequence is MVDITVKNLTKKFDDFIALKGLNMTFPAGAVTCLLGPSGCGKTTLMRIIAGLETPTTGEVYFGRDVVNRLSTRQRNIGMVFQYPVVYRGINVRQNIELPLTEDRSLTKAERDRRIDEVLDILEMRDAADKDITELDNGTRQKVAVARQVARQPNIILFDEPITNVDINSKLQLKRALKELFTRLKQTIIYVTHDQTEAMTLADQIALMNEGVITQMSTPRELYDEPNDAFAGFFLGNPGMNFYEGIAVKEGKVSCALFPTPVELSPAYVNHPTVTVGIRPEYIRIVASQTPVAVRARVLNKAIVVGGQYLVGLKVGDIAAKAKVSHSTGAALNVGGCVGGISYRTRAHI, encoded by the coding sequence ATGGTGGACATTACTGTCAAGAACCTCACTAAGAAGTTCGATGACTTCATCGCATTGAAAGGGTTGAACATGACCTTTCCCGCCGGCGCGGTGACGTGTCTCCTCGGTCCGTCCGGCTGTGGCAAGACCACGCTCATGCGTATCATCGCTGGTTTGGAAACGCCCACGACGGGCGAAGTGTATTTTGGCCGTGATGTGGTGAACCGATTGAGTACGCGCCAGCGCAACATAGGGATGGTCTTTCAGTATCCTGTCGTATATCGCGGCATTAACGTACGCCAGAACATCGAGTTGCCGTTGACCGAAGACCGCAGCCTGACCAAGGCCGAGCGCGATCGTCGCATAGACGAAGTGCTCGACATCCTGGAGATGCGGGACGCAGCAGACAAAGATATTACCGAACTGGACAATGGCACGCGCCAGAAAGTGGCCGTTGCACGCCAGGTCGCACGTCAGCCGAACATCATCCTGTTCGACGAGCCAATCACCAACGTGGACATCAACAGCAAGCTGCAACTCAAGCGCGCGCTGAAGGAGCTGTTCACACGGTTGAAGCAGACCATCATCTATGTCACACACGATCAGACCGAGGCGATGACGCTGGCCGACCAGATCGCCTTGATGAATGAAGGCGTAATCACGCAGATGAGCACTCCGCGCGAGCTGTACGACGAGCCAAACGATGCCTTCGCTGGTTTCTTTCTAGGCAATCCGGGCATGAACTTTTACGAAGGCATCGCGGTGAAGGAAGGTAAAGTGTCGTGCGCGCTGTTCCCAACGCCGGTCGAGCTGTCGCCGGCGTATGTCAATCACCCCACGGTCACGGTGGGCATTCGTCCCGAATACATACGGATTGTTGCATCGCAAACGCCGGTGGCAGTGCGCGCCCGGGTCTTGAACAAGGCGATTGTAGTGGGCGGACAGTATCTCGTGGGCTTGAAAGTAGGCGATATTGCTGCTAAGGCTAAGGTGTCGCATAGCACTGGTGCCGCACTCAACGTGGGGGGATGTGTGGGTGGAATTTCCTATAGAACACGTGCGCATATTTAG
- the tpiA gene encoding triosephosphate isomerase, with translation MHHTSAQTHAFIHTLRERIASVPHIKHTALWVTPPFTSIFAVADAARGARVMVGAQNMHRADEGAFTGEISPLMLKACRAEFVMLGHAERCTLFGESNEALNRKALAAARHGLGVMLYEGEPVSIQQVGAGSVAADLDYVSVAFENIRRVLHELFGAASASMPILYGGSIDATNCARHACLPQAVGMGIGRAACCTVDGFVAVLTNVLAVWMTFHHESAEHAKLS, from the coding sequence ATGCATCACACATCTGCGCAGACGCATGCGTTCATTCACACGCTGCGCGAGCGCATCGCATCCGTGCCCCACATCAAGCATACAGCGCTATGGGTAACACCGCCGTTTACGTCCATCTTTGCGGTGGCTGACGCGGCTCGCGGAGCGCGCGTCATGGTCGGTGCACAAAATATGCACCGGGCAGACGAGGGTGCCTTCACTGGCGAGATTTCGCCGCTCATGCTCAAAGCCTGTAGGGCTGAGTTCGTCATGCTTGGTCATGCTGAGCGTTGTACGCTGTTCGGCGAGAGCAATGAGGCGCTGAACCGGAAAGCGCTCGCTGCTGCGCGACATGGCCTCGGCGTGATGTTGTACGAGGGTGAACCGGTGTCCATTCAGCAGGTCGGCGCAGGCAGCGTGGCGGCTGATCTAGATTACGTGAGTGTCGCTTTCGAGAACATTCGTCGTGTGTTGCACGAGTTGTTCGGCGCAGCAAGTGCCAGTATGCCTATCTTGTATGGCGGCAGTATAGATGCGACGAACTGCGCACGTCACGCATGCCTGCCGCAAGCAGTCGGCATGGGTATTGGCCGCGCCGCCTGTTGTACAGTAGACGGCTTCGTTGCCGTCCTCACAAATGTCCTCGCTGTGTGGATGACGTTCCACCACGAAAGTGCGGAGCACGCAAAGCTATCTTGA
- a CDS encoding hypothetical protein (possible pseudo, frameshifted): MKGKSIEMSFAVIAGWPPSQAPIELFPDFAAFAKEKYGYDVTVRKTEAPFGELFQKIAPTLAAKSQEYNIMVSDSQWLGALAEPGWIVRADDVYAVVPELDIEPFSSLVKNTYQVYPDGSGQRWGFPQMPDTQGLFIRIDIMEQEAENYKKETGNDLPLTYDELSKLTVQDWEPIWKYFNGKNGMAATAIMQSREYEFFSCAYHPYGMPPAATSGTPPPATWWAC; encoded by the coding sequence ATGAAGGGCAAGTCCATCGAGATGAGCTTCGCCGTGATTGCCGGCTGGCCGCCCAGCCAGGCGCCCATCGAACTGTTCCCAGACTTTGCCGCATTCGCCAAGGAGAAGTATGGCTACGACGTTACCGTGCGAAAGACCGAGGCGCCGTTCGGTGAGCTTTTCCAGAAGATCGCGCCGACGCTAGCCGCGAAATCGCAGGAATACAACATCATGGTGTCGGACAGCCAGTGGTTGGGCGCGCTGGCGGAGCCGGGCTGGATCGTGCGCGCCGACGACGTGTATGCAGTCGTGCCCGAACTCGACATCGAGCCGTTCTCCAGCCTGGTGAAGAACACCTATCAGGTCTACCCCGACGGCAGCGGCCAGCGGTGGGGGTTCCCACAGATGCCCGACACGCAGGGCCTGTTCATCCGCATTGACATAATGGAGCAAGAGGCGGAGAACTACAAGAAGGAGACGGGCAACGATCTGCCGCTCACCTACGACGAGCTGTCCAAGCTCACCGTGCAGGACTGGGAACCGATCTGGAAGTACTTCAACGGCAAGAATGGCATGGCCGCCACCGCCATCATGCAGTCGAGGGAGTACGAATTCTTCTCGTGCGCCTATCACCCCTACGGTATGCCACCGGCGGCGACATCTGGGACCCCGCCACCGGCAACGTGGTGGGCGTGTTGA
- a CDS encoding dihydroxyacetone kinase subunit L, translated as MTITREHILKWLDAYAHAVNAHADELNRLDAMLGDGDFGASMQRGLGAVQSKMPSMAEQDIGAIFKIVGMILVNTMGGTSGPLLGTLFIQMGGKTQGKTELSLRDWTEALQAGVDGVMARGKAQVGDKTMLDAFVPAVEALQAAVAQGVPVVAALQRAADAAKFGRDETARLIARKGRASYVGERGVGSIDPGAANAYLFVQAMASVVGVE; from the coding sequence ATGACAATTACCCGTGAGCACATCCTCAAATGGCTGGATGCATACGCGCACGCGGTGAATGCGCATGCCGACGAATTGAATCGCCTCGACGCGATGCTGGGTGATGGCGACTTTGGGGCCAGCATGCAGCGCGGCCTGGGCGCGGTGCAGTCGAAGATGCCGAGCATGGCCGAGCAGGACATCGGTGCGATTTTCAAGATAGTCGGCATGATACTCGTGAATACGATGGGCGGCACAAGCGGCCCGCTGCTCGGCACGCTATTCATCCAGATGGGCGGCAAAACGCAGGGCAAGACCGAATTGTCGCTGCGTGATTGGACGGAAGCGTTGCAAGCCGGCGTGGACGGTGTCATGGCGCGCGGCAAAGCGCAAGTCGGCGACAAGACCATGCTCGATGCGTTTGTGCCCGCAGTCGAGGCGCTGCAAGCCGCTGTGGCGCAAGGCGTGCCGGTGGTGGCCGCATTGCAGCGCGCCGCCGATGCAGCGAAGTTCGGCCGCGACGAGACGGCGCGACTGATCGCCAGGAAGGGCCGCGCCAGCTATGTCGGCGAGCGCGGTGTGGGGAGCATTGACCCTGGTGCAGCCAACGCTTATCTGTTTGTTCAGGCGATGGCAAGTGTCGTTGGAGTTGAATGA
- a CDS encoding LacI family transcriptional regulator, whose protein sequence is MATIQDVARRAGVSTATVSHVVNSTRNVLPETRQAVEEAIRALNYRPSAVARGLQTNITHVVGVLVADITSYFFAQIVRELEAAFEPHQYNLMVCNTDERPERERRYLEMLYDKRVDGVIMVPTGIEQPIVQQFIESKVPLVSMHRRPGTPCGPAVLNDDVAAAYTATEYLLKLGHRRIGVMARGYHLSPVIQRVQGYMRALRDHWIPIDQRIIEIVHAEHVTEDCSTDKMIRAAKRLFSATPPVTAVIAMSLTSSLSLLKAMREIRVSYPDQVSVIGIGDAPWMDVLPVPLTVMAAPVAEMCQAAAQLTLDGIGQSRKRGRNGGFSPAAWCDVLVPAKLIERSSCRTV, encoded by the coding sequence ATGGCAACAATCCAGGATGTCGCTAGACGGGCTGGCGTGAGCACCGCCACTGTGTCTCACGTCGTCAACAGCACGCGCAACGTGCTGCCCGAGACGCGCCAGGCAGTTGAGGAGGCTATCCGCGCGTTGAACTATCGCCCCAGCGCCGTCGCGCGCGGCCTGCAGACCAACATCACGCATGTGGTGGGCGTGCTCGTCGCCGACATCACCAGCTATTTCTTCGCCCAGATCGTGCGCGAGCTGGAGGCCGCCTTCGAACCGCACCAGTACAACCTGATGGTGTGCAACACCGACGAACGGCCGGAGCGCGAGCGGCGCTATCTCGAGATGCTATACGACAAGCGTGTGGACGGCGTCATCATGGTGCCGACTGGCATCGAACAACCCATCGTGCAGCAGTTCATCGAGAGCAAAGTGCCGCTCGTCTCGATGCATCGCCGTCCAGGCACGCCATGTGGACCGGCTGTGCTGAACGACGATGTGGCGGCGGCGTACACGGCGACTGAATATTTGCTCAAACTAGGACACCGGCGCATCGGAGTAATGGCACGGGGCTACCATCTGTCGCCGGTCATCCAGCGCGTGCAGGGCTACATGCGCGCTCTGCGGGATCACTGGATTCCGATTGATCAGCGGATCATTGAAATTGTGCATGCTGAGCATGTCACCGAAGACTGTTCCACTGACAAAATGATACGCGCAGCCAAACGGCTATTTTCTGCGACCCCGCCTGTCACAGCTGTGATCGCCATGAGCCTGACTTCATCGCTTAGCCTATTGAAGGCCATGCGCGAGATTCGCGTGTCCTATCCAGATCAGGTGTCTGTGATCGGCATCGGCGACGCGCCCTGGATGGACGTATTACCTGTGCCGCTAACCGTGATGGCCGCGCCGGTGGCCGAGATGTGCCAAGCAGCCGCCCAACTCACGCTCGACGGCATCGGTCAGAGCAGGAAGCGTGGGCGCAACGGCGGCTTCTCACCAGCGGCGTGGTGCGACGTGTTGGTGCCGGCAAAGCTGATTGAGCGCAGCAGTTGCCGGACGGTTTGA
- a CDS encoding binding-protein-dependent transport system inner membrane protein produces the protein MESRTRTRAYYAILWLIAILFFLPIFWILLAAFKTDSDILAVPPKLIFTPTLEQINRALFGRGQGVSNTIPYLVNSLLLSILSVTLAIIVSFLAAYAFSRYKLKTTNFLMFLMLSTRMVPASATIIAIFQMYNAFDIGLRSAGLAREPLFRGFPGVLLLYTMFSIPFSLWILKGFIDGVSPRYDETAYVNGASRWHVLFRVVLPQVKPGIVAAFIFNLIFVWNEFLFNFILGTPTTNTQMIPYALAVGLISPGGNVDWGYIASLSMLYVLLPMVMIFFFQKYLLVGMTFGTVRGEV, from the coding sequence ATGGAGAGTAGAACCCGAACCCGAGCGTATTACGCGATTCTGTGGCTGATCGCCATCCTGTTCTTCCTGCCGATCTTCTGGATTTTGTTGGCGGCCTTCAAGACCGACAGCGACATATTGGCCGTGCCGCCCAAGCTCATCTTCACGCCCACGCTCGAGCAGATCAATCGCGCGTTGTTCGGCCGCGGCCAGGGCGTATCGAACACCATCCCGTATCTCGTCAACAGCCTGCTCTTGTCCATCCTGTCGGTCACACTTGCAATCATCGTGTCGTTTCTGGCGGCGTATGCGTTCTCGCGCTACAAACTGAAGACGACGAACTTCCTGATGTTCCTGATGCTCAGCACGCGCATGGTTCCGGCATCGGCCACGATCATCGCCATCTTTCAGATGTATAACGCCTTCGACATCGGCTTGCGCAGCGCTGGCTTGGCCCGGGAACCGTTGTTCCGCGGCTTTCCCGGCGTGTTGCTGCTCTACACGATGTTCAGCATCCCGTTCTCGCTATGGATCTTGAAAGGCTTCATTGATGGTGTATCGCCGCGCTACGACGAGACGGCTTACGTCAATGGTGCGTCGCGTTGGCATGTGCTGTTTCGCGTGGTGTTGCCACAGGTGAAACCGGGGATCGTGGCCGCATTCATCTTCAATCTGATTTTCGTGTGGAATGAGTTCCTGTTCAATTTCATCCTAGGCACGCCGACGACCAACACGCAGATGATCCCGTATGCGCTGGCGGTCGGCCTGATCAGCCCAGGTGGCAACGTGGATTGGGGCTACATTGCGTCGCTGTCCATGCTCTACGTGCTGCTGCCGATGGTGATGATCTTCTTCTTCCAGAAGTACCTGCTGGTGGGCATGACCTTTGGCACGGTACGAGGTGAGGTTTAG